One Ruegeria pomeroyi DSS-3 genomic region harbors:
- the nqrF gene encoding NADH:ubiquinone reductase (Na(+)-transporting) subunit F produces METFSLGVVLFTLIVIALVGVILMARSRLVSTGNVNITINGEKTISVPAGGKLLQTLAAEKLFVPSACGGGGTCAQCRVKIHSGGGSILPTEESHITKREAACGDRLSCQVAVKQDMDIEVPEEVFGVKKWRCKVRSNDNVATFIKALVLELPEGENVNFRAGGYIQIEAPAHQLAYTDFDVQDEYREDWDRFNLWQYKSVVNEPVERAYSMANYPEEKGIIMLNVRVASPPPGSSDIPAGKMSSYIFNLKPGDEVTISGPFGEFFARDTDKEMVFIGGGAGMAPMRSHIFDQLKRLKSKRKISFWYGARSKKEMFFVEDFDMLAAENPNFEWHVALSDAQPEDDWKGYTGFIHNVLFEEYLKNHPAPEDCEFYMCGPPIMNQSVINMLLELGVDREDIMLDDFGG; encoded by the coding sequence CCTTTTCGCTGGGCGTCGTCCTCTTTACCCTGATCGTGATCGCGCTGGTTGGCGTGATCCTGATGGCCCGCTCGCGGCTGGTCTCGACCGGCAATGTGAACATCACCATCAACGGCGAGAAGACGATCTCGGTCCCCGCCGGTGGCAAGCTGTTGCAGACGCTGGCGGCCGAGAAACTGTTCGTGCCCTCGGCCTGTGGCGGCGGCGGTACCTGCGCGCAATGCCGGGTCAAGATCCATTCGGGGGGCGGCTCGATCCTGCCGACCGAGGAAAGCCACATCACCAAGCGCGAGGCCGCCTGTGGTGACCGCCTGTCCTGTCAGGTCGCGGTCAAGCAGGACATGGATATCGAGGTGCCGGAAGAGGTGTTCGGCGTCAAGAAATGGCGCTGCAAGGTGCGCTCGAACGACAACGTGGCCACCTTCATCAAGGCGCTGGTGCTGGAGCTGCCCGAGGGCGAGAACGTCAATTTCCGCGCCGGTGGCTATATCCAGATCGAGGCCCCCGCGCACCAGCTGGCCTATACCGATTTCGATGTTCAGGACGAGTATCGCGAGGATTGGGACCGCTTCAATCTGTGGCAGTACAAATCCGTCGTGAACGAACCGGTCGAACGCGCCTATTCGATGGCCAACTATCCCGAGGAGAAGGGCATCATCATGCTCAACGTCCGGGTCGCCTCGCCCCCGCCGGGCAGCAGCGACATTCCGGCCGGCAAAATGTCGTCTTATATCTTCAACCTGAAGCCGGGCGATGAGGTCACCATCTCGGGTCCCTTCGGCGAGTTCTTTGCCCGCGATACCGACAAGGAAATGGTGTTCATCGGCGGTGGCGCCGGTATGGCACCGATGCGCAGCCATATCTTCGACCAGCTCAAGCGGTTGAAGAGCAAGCGCAAGATCTCGTTCTGGTACGGCGCGCGCTCGAAGAAAGAGATGTTCTTTGTCGAGGATTTCGACATGCTGGCTGCCGAGAACCCCAATTTCGAATGGCATGTGGCCCTGTCGGACGCGCAGCCCGAGGATGACTGGAAAGGCTATACCGGCTTCATCCACAACGTGCTGTTCGAAGAGTATCTCAAGAACCATCCCGCACCCGAGGATTGCGAGTTCTACATGTGTGGACCGCCGATCATGAACCAGTCGGTGATCAACATGCTGCTGGAACTGGGTGTGGATCGCGAAGACATCATGCTCGACGATTTCGGGGGATGA
- a CDS encoding CBS domain-containing protein, whose protein sequence is MAPSSYQAPTRGDKAEKTTYSQSASSNLAQSQSTVADLLGGKGEAVFSVRPGDTIGQVVGVLKDKRIGAVLVTDQNGALLGILSERDIVRRMADTPGQTLPQQAEGLMTRAVQTCAPDETLNVVLKRMTEGRFRHLPVMRDGKLCGMITIGDVVNFRLRELEYEALKMKQMIVG, encoded by the coding sequence ATGGCCCCATCCTCATATCAGGCCCCGACACGTGGCGACAAGGCCGAGAAGACGACCTATAGCCAGTCGGCCAGTTCGAACCTGGCCCAGTCACAGTCGACCGTTGCCGATCTGCTTGGCGGCAAGGGCGAGGCGGTGTTTTCGGTCAGACCGGGCGACACGATCGGCCAGGTCGTCGGCGTGTTGAAGGACAAGCGGATCGGCGCGGTTCTGGTCACAGATCAGAACGGTGCCCTGCTGGGCATCCTCTCCGAGCGCGACATCGTGCGCCGCATGGCCGATACGCCGGGCCAGACCCTGCCCCAGCAGGCCGAGGGGCTGATGACGCGCGCGGTGCAGACCTGCGCGCCCGACGAAACGCTGAACGTGGTGCTCAAACGGATGACCGAAGGCCGGTTCCGCCACCTGCCGGTGATGCGCGACGGCAAGCTCTGCGGCATGATCACCATCGGCGACGTGGTGAACTTCCGCCTGAGGGAACTGGAATACGAAGCATTGAAGATGAAGCAGATGATCGTCGGCTGA
- a CDS encoding FAD:protein FMN transferase produces MVRWLALPVALMLSGCLFEAEPEVVKLSGDTMGTTYHITAIGADLDAEALGAAVEVTLAAVNAKMSNWDPKSEVSTFSARTDTAPMPVSPEFVTVIGAANQVHAQSGGKFDITLGPLIELWGFGPRKPEDPIPSDAEIASALQGVGQARLLTLDTAGGTLAKARPETGINLSAIAKGYGVDAVAETLRGFEIDDYMVEIGGDLVTRGKNDKGEAWRIGIERPDRGAQTVQLVVPISDYGMATSGDYRNYFEHQGQRYSHILDPVTGRPVTHRTTSVTVIADSAMMADAWATAMLVLGLDQGLKVAEAHKLAVFFIERDAQDGAEAYMTAQSSAFADLLNAAD; encoded by the coding sequence ATGGTCCGTTGGCTTGCACTGCCCGTTGCCCTCATGCTGTCCGGCTGTCTTTTCGAGGCCGAACCGGAGGTGGTGAAACTCTCTGGCGACACGATGGGAACGACCTATCACATCACGGCCATCGGCGCGGATCTGGACGCCGAGGCGCTGGGGGCCGCGGTCGAAGTGACGCTGGCCGCCGTGAACGCCAAGATGTCGAACTGGGACCCGAAGTCCGAGGTTTCGACCTTCTCGGCCCGAACTGACACAGCGCCGATGCCGGTCTCACCCGAGTTTGTCACTGTGATCGGGGCCGCCAACCAGGTTCATGCACAATCGGGGGGCAAGTTCGACATCACGCTGGGCCCGCTGATCGAGCTGTGGGGCTTTGGCCCACGCAAGCCCGAGGATCCGATCCCCTCGGATGCCGAGATTGCCAGCGCGCTTCAGGGCGTTGGGCAGGCGCGGCTGCTGACGCTGGATACGGCTGGTGGGACTCTGGCCAAGGCGCGGCCCGAGACGGGTATCAACCTGAGCGCCATTGCCAAGGGATACGGTGTTGACGCGGTGGCCGAGACCCTGCGCGGGTTCGAGATCGACGATTACATGGTCGAGATCGGCGGCGATCTGGTGACGCGCGGCAAGAACGACAAGGGCGAGGCCTGGCGCATCGGCATCGAGCGGCCCGACCGGGGCGCGCAAACCGTGCAACTGGTGGTGCCAATCAGCGATTACGGCATGGCGACCTCGGGCGATTATCGCAACTATTTCGAGCATCAGGGCCAGCGCTATTCCCATATCCTCGATCCGGTCACCGGGCGTCCCGTCACCCATCGCACCACCTCGGTCACCGTGATTGCCGACAGTGCCATGATGGCCGATGCCTGGGCCACCGCGATGCTGGTTCTGGGGCTGGACCAGGGGCTGAAGGTTGCAGAGGCGCATAAACTTGCCGTGTTCTTCATCGAAAGGGATGCGCAAGACGGCGCCGAGGCTTATATGACGGCCCAGAGCAGTGCCTTCGCCGATCTGCTCAACGCCGCCGACTGA
- the nqrM gene encoding (Na+)-NQR maturation NqrM translates to MTTFLLAFFLLMIVMLGMSLGVMLMGKRIKGSCGGLNAISGADRCVVCSKEIDPDSPLRDRLQCPRARKMAERLQDAD, encoded by the coding sequence ATGACCACCTTCCTGCTGGCCTTCTTCCTGTTGATGATCGTCATGTTGGGAATGTCGCTGGGCGTGATGCTGATGGGCAAGCGGATCAAGGGCAGTTGCGGTGGGCTCAACGCGATCTCGGGGGCGGACCGCTGCGTCGTCTGCTCCAAGGAGATCGACCCCGACAGCCCGCTGCGTGACCGGCTGCAATGCCCCCGCGCGCGCAAGATGGCCGAGCGGCTGCAGGACGCGGACTGA
- a CDS encoding helix-turn-helix transcriptional regulator: MIFEVETPGDQPHLLASHFSDTYQIDLVEGYLNQHNDLEIADQAVFARHSRATDDIQLIPDSVLAASEAELLARPNQKTMMQYGIRYRCGALLNKDQLFHDRFSMQFGSDASDDLPQRLARASRLLPHIAKALSIGRPIQAVQKRHQTVLNALDKLDVGFCVLDERMNVIAGNEEFRRQSEESGVFRRDPQGKLSFRSDDDLSRARTLLGDPQQHGRFGARPRKEALEADHQSDARIGDALCIDISPLHKAREIGEQALDGFLLMSTDTSRTYRLEMPTIAALFDLSEAECAVFELMAEGKTNKQIAEERGRSLDTINSQVKSILSKSNCDNRTQAIRMATNISSGFLVRD; the protein is encoded by the coding sequence ATGATTTTCGAGGTCGAAACGCCGGGCGATCAGCCGCATCTGCTGGCCTCGCATTTCAGCGACACCTATCAGATCGATCTGGTCGAAGGGTATCTGAACCAGCACAACGATCTGGAAATCGCCGATCAGGCCGTTTTTGCCCGTCATTCCCGTGCGACCGACGATATCCAGCTGATTCCCGATTCGGTGCTGGCCGCATCCGAGGCCGAACTGCTGGCGCGTCCCAATCAGAAAACGATGATGCAATATGGCATCCGCTATCGCTGTGGCGCGCTGTTGAACAAGGATCAGTTGTTTCACGACCGGTTTTCCATGCAGTTCGGCTCGGACGCCTCTGACGACCTGCCGCAGCGGTTGGCGCGCGCATCGCGATTGTTGCCGCATATTGCCAAGGCGCTCAGCATCGGGCGCCCGATTCAGGCGGTACAGAAACGGCATCAGACGGTTCTGAACGCGCTGGACAAATTGGATGTGGGGTTCTGCGTTCTGGACGAGCGCATGAACGTGATCGCCGGCAACGAGGAGTTCCGCCGCCAGTCCGAAGAAAGCGGCGTGTTCCGCCGCGACCCGCAGGGCAAGCTGAGCTTTCGCAGCGATGACGATCTGAGCCGCGCCCGCACCCTGCTGGGTGATCCGCAGCAACATGGCAGATTCGGCGCCCGCCCCCGCAAGGAAGCGTTGGAGGCCGATCATCAAAGCGACGCCCGTATCGGCGACGCGCTGTGCATCGACATCTCTCCCCTGCACAAGGCCCGTGAAATCGGCGAGCAGGCGCTGGACGGCTTTCTGCTGATGAGTACCGATACCAGCCGCACCTATCGGCTGGAAATGCCCACGATCGCGGCACTGTTCGACCTGAGCGAGGCCGAATGCGCAGTGTTCGAGTTGATGGCCGAAGGCAAGACCAACAAACAGATCGCCGAAGAGCGTGGCCGTTCGCTCGACACGATCAATTCACAGGTCAAGTCGATCCTGTCGAAATCCAATTGCGACAACCGCACACAGGCCATTCGCATGGCCACCAATATCTCGTCGGGTTTCCTGGTGCGCGACTGA
- a CDS encoding di-heme-cytochrome C peroxidase: MISKHVIGMALACGLVALAAPEAQAQSGWSVCRDVECLDQGWNDAQRRWWYTTTQGSRLLPLSWMRALEQPGDGDGAIRAFLDRAYMDELGYIANPDPVHNPEGLPLGWVVDQDKTLSADLMCDTFPETCDALTMREPWVGLTCSACHTNEITHQGRRLRVEGAPTLADFQRMEEDLLQALKDTVADRDRFDRFARGVLGADQSIDGRESLELQLNEQIVWQQALADKNAAPKVRYGHARLDAQGHILNKVALTIRHPNQITNVLADAPASYPHIWNTSQQDQLQWNGIAPRMARIRLLGENTELGALVRNTSEVIGVFAHLETDKSKVLRGYPSSARVRELVSLERQLESLQSPRWPEDMLGAIDWDLAAQGREVFTRKIDGESCADCHSHMAPGDTSSKMEISMTPLTELGTDVFTTCNTFLHRSKSGNFGGQLVDTKFTRIDRDEDYTRLMLVNATVGTIRGKLFEVLAAILGKDDRPSGIRTESSLVTEYLPGVSDAKKKADAEECLTQEHPLLAYKARSLNGIWATAPYLHNGSVPTLYDLLLPARMRNVATALDAELPEDAATRPEVFGVGSREFDPVKVGFVSELDQNPFTFRARGEDGEPIPGNFNAGHDYGTAGLSEEDRRALVEYLKTL; encoded by the coding sequence ATGATTTCGAAACATGTGATTGGTATGGCCCTGGCCTGTGGGCTGGTTGCTCTGGCCGCGCCCGAAGCACAGGCGCAATCGGGGTGGAGCGTCTGCCGCGACGTCGAATGCCTGGACCAGGGGTGGAACGATGCGCAGCGCCGCTGGTGGTACACCACCACCCAGGGTTCGCGCCTGTTGCCGCTGTCCTGGATGCGCGCGCTGGAACAGCCCGGCGATGGAGACGGGGCGATCCGCGCCTTCCTGGACCGCGCCTATATGGACGAGCTGGGCTATATCGCCAATCCCGATCCGGTGCACAATCCCGAGGGGCTGCCGCTGGGCTGGGTGGTGGATCAGGACAAGACGCTGAGCGCCGACCTGATGTGCGACACCTTCCCGGAAACCTGCGATGCGCTGACCATGCGCGAGCCTTGGGTCGGGCTGACCTGTTCGGCCTGCCACACCAACGAGATCACCCATCAGGGCCGCCGCCTGCGGGTCGAAGGGGCACCGACGCTGGCCGATTTCCAGCGGATGGAAGAGGATCTGCTGCAGGCACTCAAGGACACGGTGGCCGATCGCGACCGGTTCGATCGGTTCGCGCGCGGGGTGCTGGGGGCCGATCAATCGATCGACGGGCGCGAGTCGCTGGAACTGCAGCTTAACGAACAGATCGTCTGGCAGCAGGCGCTGGCCGACAAGAATGCCGCGCCCAAGGTGCGCTACGGCCATGCCCGGCTGGACGCGCAGGGCCATATCCTGAACAAGGTGGCGCTGACCATCCGCCACCCGAACCAGATCACCAATGTGCTGGCCGATGCGCCGGCCAGCTATCCGCATATCTGGAACACCTCGCAACAGGATCAGCTGCAATGGAACGGCATCGCGCCGCGCATGGCCAGGATCCGGCTCCTGGGCGAAAACACCGAGCTGGGCGCGCTTGTGCGCAACACCTCCGAGGTGATCGGTGTCTTTGCCCATCTCGAGACGGACAAGTCCAAGGTGCTGCGCGGCTATCCTTCCAGCGCGCGTGTCCGCGAACTGGTGTCGCTGGAGCGTCAGCTGGAAAGCCTGCAATCGCCGCGCTGGCCCGAGGACATGCTGGGCGCGATCGACTGGGATCTGGCGGCGCAGGGGCGCGAGGTCTTTACCCGCAAGATCGACGGCGAAAGCTGCGCGGATTGCCACAGCCACATGGCGCCCGGCGACACCAGCAGCAAGATGGAAATCAGCATGACCCCGCTGACCGAGCTGGGGACGGATGTGTTCACCACCTGCAACACATTCCTGCACCGCTCGAAATCGGGCAATTTCGGCGGTCAGCTGGTGGATACCAAATTCACCCGGATCGACCGGGACGAGGACTATACCCGCCTGATGCTGGTCAACGCGACCGTGGGCACCATTCGCGGCAAGCTGTTCGAGGTTCTGGCTGCCATTCTGGGCAAGGACGACCGGCCCAGTGGAATCCGCACCGAAAGCAGCCTTGTCACCGAATATCTCCCCGGTGTCAGTGACGCAAAGAAGAAGGCCGATGCCGAGGAATGTCTGACCCAGGAACATCCGCTGCTGGCCTACAAGGCCCGCTCGTTGAACGGTATCTGGGCCACTGCGCCTTATCTGCATAACGGGTCGGTCCCGACGCTCTACGACCTGCTGCTGCCCGCGCGTATGCGCAACGTGGCAACGGCGCTTGATGCGGAGCTGCCCGAGGATGCCGCCACCCGGCCCGAGGTCTTTGGTGTGGGCAGCCGCGAGTTTGACCCGGTCAAGGTCGGTTTCGTCTCGGAGCTGGACCAGAACCCGTTCACCTTCCGCGCGCGGGGCGAGGATGGAGAGCCGATCCCCGGCAATTTCAACGCGGGCCACGATTACGGCACCGCCGGGCTGAGCGAGGAGGATCGCCGCGCGCTGGTCGAGTATCTGAAGACCCTGTAA
- a CDS encoding fluoride efflux transporter FluC — protein MTALTLHAFFALGGGLGAVLRHWMSSRITHDLPLATLVVNVLGTLLLGFWLGQPETGGPDIEHGRRLILGFCGGFTTFSSFAYQTLDLHRTRSIATAAGNILASVTLCALAFLMGTYLSG, from the coding sequence ATGACCGCACTTACACTGCATGCATTCTTTGCGCTTGGCGGCGGTCTGGGGGCGGTTCTGCGCCACTGGATGTCAAGCCGCATCACCCATGACCTGCCGCTCGCAACCCTGGTGGTCAACGTGTTGGGGACGCTACTTCTGGGTTTCTGGCTCGGTCAGCCAGAAACCGGCGGACCGGACATTGAACATGGCCGTCGCCTGATCCTCGGCTTCTGCGGCGGCTTTACCACTTTCTCGAGCTTCGCCTATCAGACGCTCGACTTGCATCGCACCCGCTCGATCGCCACCGCCGCCGGCAATATCCTCGCCAGCGTGACGCTCTGTGCGCTTGCCTTCCTGATGGGCACCTATCTGAGCGGCTGA
- a CDS encoding FluC/FEX family fluoride channel: MRQKAGSYLAVFAGGAIGSVLRELLGFQLPGLSFLTATFGINIAACFLLGWLYAIRHRLHPHLLHLGAVGFCGGLSTFSSFVLELDQLTRMDGWSIGLTAMTLEIAAGLAAAILGEALGRGREARR, from the coding sequence ATGAGACAAAAGGCGGGCAGTTATCTGGCGGTATTCGCAGGCGGAGCGATCGGCTCTGTCCTGCGCGAGTTGCTGGGATTTCAACTGCCGGGCCTGTCCTTCCTCACCGCCACATTCGGCATCAACATCGCCGCCTGTTTCCTGCTCGGCTGGCTCTATGCCATCCGGCACCGGCTGCATCCCCATCTGCTGCATCTGGGAGCGGTGGGGTTCTGTGGCGGTCTTTCGACCTTTTCCTCCTTCGTCCTTGAGCTCGACCAGCTCACGCGCATGGACGGATGGTCCATCGGCCTCACCGCCATGACCCTGGAGATCGCCGCGGGCTTGGCCGCCGCAATACTGGGCGAGGCGCTGGGGCGCGGCCGCGAGGCCCGGCGATGA
- a CDS encoding 3-keto-5-aminohexanoate cleavage protein, translated as MDTPANKPCIICVAITGSVPTKADNPAVPITVSEQVESTQEAFEAGAAIAHCHVRNDDGTPSSDPDRFARLTEGLHTHCPGMIVQFSTGGRSGAGQARGGMLPLKPDMASLSVGSNNFPSRVYENPPDLVDWLAAQMRSYRVTPEIEAFDLSHILRAIDMHGRGLLYGKLYVQFVMGVKNAMPADREVFDFYVRMMRTRAPQAEWCAAGIGANQLTVNEWAIAAGGHTRTGLEDNIRLDRQTLAPSNAALVRRSVELCDKYQRPVASWQQAREILGLPAAARN; from the coding sequence ATGGACACGCCCGCCAACAAGCCCTGCATCATCTGCGTCGCGATCACCGGGTCGGTTCCCACCAAGGCCGACAATCCGGCGGTGCCCATCACGGTCAGCGAACAGGTCGAAAGCACGCAAGAGGCGTTCGAGGCCGGCGCCGCCATCGCCCATTGCCATGTGCGCAACGACGACGGCACCCCATCCAGCGACCCCGACCGCTTTGCGCGGCTGACGGAGGGGCTGCACACACATTGCCCGGGCATGATCGTACAATTCTCGACCGGCGGGCGCTCGGGCGCCGGGCAGGCGCGCGGCGGCATGCTGCCACTGAAACCTGACATGGCCTCGCTCTCGGTGGGCTCCAACAACTTTCCCTCCCGGGTCTATGAGAACCCGCCCGACCTGGTCGACTGGCTGGCCGCCCAGATGCGCAGCTATCGCGTCACCCCGGAAATCGAGGCCTTCGACCTCAGCCATATCCTGCGCGCCATTGACATGCACGGGCGCGGGCTGCTCTACGGCAAGCTCTATGTGCAATTCGTGATGGGGGTGAAGAACGCGATGCCCGCCGACCGCGAGGTGTTCGATTTCTATGTCCGGATGATGCGGACCCGGGCCCCCCAGGCCGAATGGTGCGCCGCCGGCATCGGCGCCAATCAACTGACCGTCAACGAATGGGCCATCGCTGCGGGCGGACACACACGCACGGGGCTCGAGGACAACATCCGCCTCGACCGGCAAACGCTGGCCCCCTCAAACGCTGCACTCGTCCGACGCAGCGTCGAACTCTGTGACAAATACCAGCGCCCAGTCGCCAGCTGGCAACAGGCGCGTGAGATCCTCGGGCTGCCAGCCGCGGCGCGGAATTGA
- the pcaG gene encoding protocatechuate 3,4-dioxygenase subunit alpha, producing MVQKLDYLKETPSQTAGPYVHIGLAPGAAGFDIYERELGWDIAGPNAAGARIRVEGRVIDGTGSPVKDVLIEVWQANAAGIHAHPEDPGQVEEGFRGWGRVITDFETGDWGFDTVKPGPVPGRNGAMQAPHLTLWIVARGINIGLNTRLYFSDEAEANAADPVLNLIEWENRRATLIANRDERDGKPLYRFDIHLQGPQETVFFDI from the coding sequence ATGGTGCAGAAGCTCGACTATCTGAAGGAAACGCCGTCCCAGACCGCCGGCCCCTATGTGCATATCGGCCTGGCCCCGGGTGCCGCGGGGTTCGACATCTACGAGCGGGAACTGGGCTGGGATATCGCCGGACCCAATGCCGCCGGCGCGCGTATCCGGGTCGAGGGCCGGGTGATCGACGGGACCGGCAGCCCGGTCAAGGATGTGCTGATCGAGGTCTGGCAGGCCAATGCCGCCGGCATCCATGCCCATCCCGAAGACCCCGGCCAGGTCGAGGAGGGGTTTCGCGGCTGGGGCCGGGTGATCACCGATTTCGAGACCGGCGACTGGGGGTTCGACACCGTCAAGCCCGGCCCGGTGCCGGGCCGCAACGGCGCGATGCAGGCGCCGCATCTGACCCTTTGGATCGTGGCGCGCGGCATCAATATCGGCCTCAACACCCGGCTCTATTTCAGCGACGAGGCCGAGGCCAATGCCGCCGACCCGGTGCTGAACCTGATCGAATGGGAAAACCGCCGCGCCACCCTGATCGCAAACCGTGACGAACGCGACGGCAAACCGCTCTACCGCTTCGACATCCACCTGCAAGGCCCGCAGGAAACCGTCTTCTTCGATATCTGA
- the pcaH gene encoding protocatechuate 3,4-dioxygenase subunit beta translates to MPKPGEFYQRDRAWHPPAHVHDYKTSVARSPRQALISLENTVSEITGPVFGHGDIGAGDNDLIHNYAQAGHSALGERILLHGRIFDENSRPLPHTLVEIWQANAGGRYRHKKDTYLAPIDPNFGGCGRTLTDENGYYYFRTVKPGAYPWRNWVNSWRPAHIHMSIFGTAFAQRLITQLYFEGDPLIHACPIVNTIPDPAAIDRLIAPLDMNAAIPFDCLAYRFDVVLRGRRSTLFENRLEGN, encoded by the coding sequence ATGCCCAAACCCGGCGAATTCTACCAGCGCGACCGCGCCTGGCACCCGCCCGCGCATGTACACGACTACAAGACCTCGGTGGCGCGTTCCCCCCGGCAGGCGCTGATCAGCCTTGAGAACACGGTGAGCGAGATCACCGGCCCCGTGTTCGGCCATGGCGATATCGGCGCCGGCGACAATGACCTGATCCATAACTATGCCCAGGCGGGCCACAGCGCGCTTGGCGAACGGATCCTGTTGCATGGGAGAATTTTCGACGAAAATTCTCGGCCCCTGCCCCATACGCTGGTGGAGATCTGGCAGGCCAATGCGGGCGGGCGGTACCGCCATAAAAAGGATACCTATCTTGCCCCCATCGATCCCAATTTTGGTGGCTGCGGGCGCACCCTGACCGACGAGAACGGCTATTACTACTTCCGCACCGTCAAACCCGGCGCCTATCCCTGGCGCAACTGGGTCAACAGCTGGCGGCCCGCCCATATCCACATGTCGATCTTTGGCACCGCCTTTGCCCAGCGGCTGATCACCCAGCTCTATTTCGAGGGCGATCCGCTGATCCACGCATGCCCGATCGTCAACACCATCCCCGACCCCGCCGCCATCGACCGGCTGATCGCGCCGCTGGACATGAATGCCGCGATCCCCTTCGATTGTCTGGCCTACCGGTTCGACGTGGTGCTGCGCGGGCGCCGCTCGACCCTGTTCGAAAACCGGCTTGAGGGGAATTGA
- the pcaC gene encoding 4-carboxymuconolactone decarboxylase has product MSERYDNGMKVRRRVLGDAYVDRAEAGKTAFEAPFQTLITEGAWGTVWASDGISDRERSMLTLALLAALGNFDEIPMHIRATARTGASKQDVLEAFQHVAIYAGVPRANQALKLARQTYDEMEAD; this is encoded by the coding sequence ATGTCTGAACGCTATGACAACGGAATGAAGGTGCGCCGCCGGGTGCTGGGGGATGCCTATGTCGACCGGGCCGAGGCGGGCAAGACCGCGTTTGAGGCACCGTTTCAGACCCTGATCACCGAAGGCGCCTGGGGCACGGTCTGGGCCAGCGACGGGATCAGCGACCGAGAGCGGTCGATGCTGACGCTGGCGCTGTTGGCGGCGCTGGGGAATTTCGACGAAATTCCGATGCATATCCGCGCCACCGCACGGACCGGCGCCAGCAAGCAGGACGTGCTCGAGGCGTTCCAGCACGTGGCGATCTATGCCGGTGTGCCGCGCGCCAACCAGGCGCTGAAACTGGCGCGGCAGACCTATGACGAAATGGAAGCGGATTGA
- the pobA gene encoding 4-hydroxybenzoate 3-monooxygenase, translating into MRTQVVIVGGGPSGLLLGQLLHRKGIDTVVLERQSRAHVLGRIRAGVLEVGFVNLMREAGVAERMDREGFVHHGTILAHGEEQIRISFEELIGRHVVVYGQTEVTHDLYEARDRVGGKSVFNAEGVTIHDADSDAPYVTYTANGTEHRIDCDYVAGCDGFHGVSRQTIPTGIRKEFEQVYPFGWLGLLSETPPVSDEVLYSLSDRGFALCSMRNATLSRYYIQCALSDKVADWSDDAFWAEFRQRLPRAVAERLVTGPSIEKSIAPLRSFVCEPMRWGRLFLCGDAAHIVPPTGAKGLNTAASDIHYLYHALVQVFESGETEGIERYSEQALARIWKTQRFSWWMTKLLHRFPEQSEFDLRIQRAELEFLRDSRDAQTVLAQNYVGLPY; encoded by the coding sequence ATGCGCACGCAGGTTGTGATTGTCGGAGGCGGCCCCTCGGGCCTGCTGCTGGGGCAGCTGTTGCACCGCAAGGGCATCGACACCGTGGTGCTGGAACGTCAGTCGCGGGCGCATGTGCTGGGGCGCATCCGGGCCGGTGTGCTGGAGGTGGGTTTTGTCAACCTGATGCGCGAGGCGGGCGTGGCCGAGCGGATGGATCGCGAAGGCTTTGTCCATCACGGCACCATCCTGGCCCATGGTGAGGAGCAGATCCGCATCAGCTTCGAAGAGCTGATCGGGCGGCATGTGGTGGTCTATGGCCAGACCGAGGTGACGCATGATCTCTATGAGGCGCGCGACCGGGTCGGCGGCAAGAGCGTGTTCAACGCCGAGGGCGTGACGATCCACGATGCCGACAGCGATGCGCCTTACGTGACCTATACCGCCAACGGCACCGAACACCGGATCGACTGTGACTATGTTGCGGGCTGCGACGGGTTCCACGGCGTCAGCCGCCAGACCATCCCGACCGGCATTCGCAAGGAGTTCGAGCAGGTCTATCCGTTCGGCTGGCTGGGGCTGCTGTCGGAAACGCCACCCGTGAGCGACGAGGTGCTTTACAGCCTCTCGGACCGCGGCTTTGCCCTCTGTTCCATGCGCAACGCCACGCTCAGCCGCTATTACATCCAGTGCGCGCTGTCCGACAAGGTCGCGGATTGGAGCGACGATGCCTTCTGGGCCGAGTTTCGGCAGCGGCTGCCGCGCGCTGTTGCAGAACGTCTAGTGACCGGTCCTTCGATCGAGAAATCTATCGCGCCACTCCGGTCGTTTGTCTGCGAGCCGATGCGCTGGGGGCGGCTGTTCCTGTGTGGCGATGCGGCCCATATCGTGCCGCCAACCGGCGCCAAGGGGCTGAACACGGCGGCCAGCGATATCCATTACCTCTATCACGCGCTGGTGCAGGTGTTCGAGAGCGGTGAGACCGAGGGGATCGAGCGCTATTCCGAACAGGCCCTGGCCCGGATCTGGAAAACGCAACGCTTCAGCTGGTGGATGACCAAATTGCTGCACCGTTTTCCCGAACAGAGCGAGTTCGACCTGCGCATCCAGCGGGCCGAGCTGGAGTTCCTGCGCGACAGTCGGGATGCGCAGACAGTGCTTGCACAAAACTACGTCGGTCTGCCCTATTAG